A stretch of the Aphis gossypii isolate Hap1 chromosome 2, ASM2018417v2, whole genome shotgun sequence genome encodes the following:
- the LOC114127331 gene encoding V-type proton ATPase subunit C: MSEYWLISAPGDKTCQQTWETLNNVTSKQNSLSINYKFHIPDLKVGTLDQLVGLSDDLGKLDSFVDQVTHKVASYLGEVLEDQRDKLQENLMANNGDLAVYLTHFQWDMAKYPIKQSLRNIADIISKQVGQIDADLKTKSSVYNNLKSSLQNMEKKQTGSLLTRNLADLVRKEHFIQDSEYLTTLLVVVPKSGFSDWNQNYEKLTDMIVPRSSQLVSQDNDYGLFTVTLFKKVAEEFKHHAREKKFIVREFTYNEVELAAGKNEISKLVTDKKKQFGPLVRWLKVNFSECFCAWIHVKALRVFVESVLRYGLPVNFQAMLLHPNKKNTKRLRDVLHQLYGHLDSSAQQGGATGAHDSVDIPGLGFGQAEYFPYVYYKINIDMVDSKA; the protein is encoded by the exons ATGTCTGAATATTGGCTGATATCTGCTCCTGGAGACAAGACTTGCCAACAGACCTGGGAAACTCTCAACAATGTAACTAGCAAGCAGAATAGTTTGTCTATCAATTACAAATTTCACATACCTGACTTGAAGGTGGGCACATTGGATCAATTAGTAGGATTGTCTGATGATTTGGGAAAATTGGATAGTTTTGTTGATCAAGTTACCCATAAGGTGGCATCCTACTTAGGAGAAGTACTGGAAGACCAACGAGATAAACTGCAAGAGAACTTGATGGCCAATAATG gagACCTTGCCGTCTACTTAACTCATTTTCAATGGGACATGGCTAAATATCCAATTAAACAGTCATTGCGTAATATAGctgatattataagtaaacagGTAGGGCAAATTGATGCAGATCTTAAAACTAAATCTTCAGTGTACAATAATCTTAAGAGCAGCTTacaaaatatggaaaaaaaacaaactggCAGTTTGTTAACAAGAAATTTGGCTGATCTTGTGCGCAAGGAACATTTTATTCAAGATTCAGAATATTTAACTACATTGCTTGTTGTAGTGccgaa gTCAGGGTTTTCTGATTGgaatcaaaattatgaaaagtTGACCGATATGATTGTGCCTCGTTCTAGCCAGCTTGTTAGCCAAGACAATGATTATGGATTATTCActgttacattatttaaaaaagtggcCGAAGAATTCAAGCATCATGCTAGGGAGAAAAA gtttattgTACGTGAGTTTACTTACAATGAAGTTGAACTCGCAGctggtaaaaatgaaatatccaAGTTAGTAACTGACAAGAAAAAGCAATTT GGTCCGTTGGTACGATGGTTAAAAGTCAATTTCAGTGAATGTTTCTGTGCTTGGATACATGTGAAAGCTCTTCGGGTTTTTGTTGAATCTGTATTAAG atATGGCCTACCTGTTAATTTTCAAGCTATGTTATTGCATCCTAATAAAAAGAACACTAAACGGCTTAGAGATGTTTTGCACCAATTATATGGACATCTGGACAGTAGTGCTCAACAAGGTGGCGCAACCGGTGCACatgat agTGTTGATATACCTGGACTTGGGTTTGGACAAGCTGAGTACTTCccatatgtttattataaaataaatatagatatggTTGATTCTAAAGCgtaa
- the LOC114127330 gene encoding deoxyhypusine hydroxylase: protein MDAASEESINRIGVVLANKKLPMKERFRALFTLKNLGGNIAIENIAKCFNDDSCLLKHELAYCLGQMRDEYAIPYLIEVLKDNKQEPMVRHEAAEALGAIGKENVIPILEEYKNDPVVELAETCQLALGRLLLPKNEANIENIYGSVDPAPPSKIKSIEELEKILTNENESLFNRYKAMFSLRDIASPESITILSKALSCGSALFKHEIAFVLGQLQSPLSVPYLKESLIDENQNDMVRHECAEALGAIATDDCYDILKQYINDQKVVVKESCEVALDMCEYENCPDFQYADTLEKITL from the exons atggaCGCTGCTTCAGAAGAATCCATCAATCGTATAGGGGTGGTATTAGCTAACAAAAAGTTGCCAATGAAAGAACGCTTCAGAGCCCTATTTACACTAAAAAACTTGGGTGGAAATATAGCCATTGAAAATATAGCTAAGTGTTTCAACGATGATTCGTGTTTGTTAAAACATGAATTAGCATACTGTTTAGGACAAATGAGAGACGAATATGCTATTCCTTATTTAATTGAAGTACTGAAAGATAACAAACAAGAGCCTATGGTTCGACACGAAGCAG ctGAAGCACTGGGAGCAATTGGTAAAGAAAATGTTATACCAATTTtggaagaatataaaaatgatcctGTGGTAGAACTAGCTGAAACCTGTCAATTGGCTTTAGGACGACTATTACTACCTAAAAATGAAGcaaacattgaaaatatttatggatCTGTAGATCCAGCTCCtccatctaaaataaaaagcatAGAAGAACTCGAAAAAATTCTTACTAATGAAAATGAAAGCCtctttaataggtataaagcAATGTTTTCACTACGAGACATTGCATCACCTGAAAGTATCACTATTCTTTCTAAAG cgcTATCTTGTGGAAGtgcattatttaaacatgaaaTAGCATTTGTTTTGGGACAATTACAATCGCCACTTAGTGTACCATATCTAAAAGAATCATTAATAgatgaaaatcaaaatgataTGGTACGACATGAATGTGCAGAAGCATTAGGTGCAATTGCTACAGATGACTgctatgatatattaaaacagtatATAAATGACCAGAAGGTAGTCGTCAAGGAAAGTTGTGAAGTTGCATTGGATATGTGTGAATATGAAAACTGTCCTGATTTTCAATACGCAGATACACTTGAAAAAATTACCTtataa
- the LOC114127309 gene encoding tripeptidyl-peptidase 2: MSTTLQAEEFPVWALVPKKETGVTNFLSKNPSYDGRNVTIAIFDSGVDPGAPGLKVTSEGKPKVIARYDCSGAGDVDTSTVVTPEGNEIKGLSGRTLVIPSTWKNPTGKYHIGIKNAYELYTKQVQKRIEEEKKEKEWDPLHKPLLSKSIMEQQNFNNENDPSKVTLTRNQKLIKEDIDSTVEALISLEKKYKFITPVYDCVVFHDGVQWLACLDTSEIGDLASCKLMGEFSEDPVNNFDYITASDRMSYSFNVYNDGDVLEIVSLGSSHGTHVSAIAAGYFPDEPDRNGVAPGAQIISLTIGDSRLETMETGTAIVRAMIKVMELRKKFNIDVINMSYGEHSNWSHAGRIGDIMNDVVDKHAVTWVASAGNHGPALGTIGAPPDISKTTIIGVGAYVSPDMMTSEYSMLQKLPGNTYTWSSRGPTIDGGRGISVCAPGGAIASVPGYLLRGTQLMNGTSMSAPHVAGATAVLISGLKAKNIDTCPYMIKRAMENTALYNDKIDHFSQGHGLLQVEKAFEYLTQYYTEQESYVKFIISCGIQGSSYQGKGIHIRNAIENKVIDCNVSVEPVFLNNGDVDAEKKINFQMSLCLTSDVSWVSVPKYLELMYMSRNFNIKIDPSGLHPGVHTTTVRAYDTKNATKGPVFTFEVTIIRPLVTDHSGSLSHDNVEFNANSLIKRNFVLVPRNVSWATLHIKHLDTDVNANFCLHVVQLLPQKSCKHMEYCKMFNMKSNEFQAHFAVEENVVIEFVLAKYWSSCSSIKLSYKLQFHGVIPKTQNIAMYHGMGLHPVVLKSGIKNEEILPSVSLKHLITVLKPNEGKITALTSRDVIPPNRPIYQLILSYAFSLSKSTDAYATCGLFGELLYESEYESQLWMLFDSNKQYISAGDAYANRHVYKLDKGDYTIKMHVRHERREILEKIIDLPIQVVQKLQNPISLDVYSSHHQATIFGKKCSTFVIAPDSDLCRLFIGSLSNDKIISLKLIAGHCLSGSIHYVKDDNGKKVDNYVFKYFITDTLKTKNGLKPVEENKTKLEEFNEAMCETKLNWLTKLEYGADSNVLYESLCDETENKNSLVHISWIQCIEPEDKKKFPNFSMKDIDVEKIKKIISAANAVLTIIDQDDLLAFYGIKSDQRPEASKLKISNDRLKNNLIEALSRKGAAMCQLYYYNFMNTKIKDESYLQEIDDVWLQVICFISPDSDSKSLNYFNIWHGAVHQNYGRMMKVLLRMLEDKHTKEVESCLLWTIKAKFAEDESKHLATAISNALIVHYPKTFRPF; encoded by the exons ATGAGTACAACGTTGCAAGCAGAAGAGTTTCCAGTATGGGCATTGGTACCAAAAAAAGAAACGGGAGTCACaaattttttgtctaaaaATCCGTCTTACGATGGCCGTAATGTGACAATAGCTATATTTGATTCCGGTGTAGATCCTGGAGCTCCTGGTCTTAAA GTTACAAGTGAAGGAAAACCAAAAGTCATTGCTAGATATGATTGCAGTGGTGCTGGTGATGTCGATACTTCAACTGTAGTGACACCTGAAGGAAATGAAATAAAAGGACTAAGTGGACGTACACTTGTG ATTCCGAGTACTTGGAAGAATCCTACTGGAAAgtatcatataggtataaaaaatgcatatgaATTATACACCAAACAAGTTCAAAAGCGAATTGAAGAAGAAAAGAAAGAAAAGGAATGGGACCCATTGCACAAaccattattatcaaaatcaattatgGAACAACAAAATTTCAACAat gaaAATGATCCTTCTAAAGTCACACTAACAAGAAACCAGAAATTAATAAAGGAAGATATAGATAGCACTGTGGAAGCTTTAAtaagtttagaaaaaaaatataaatttatcaccCCAGTTTATGATTGTGTGGTTTTCCATGATGGAGTACAGTGgct tgcaTGTTTAGATACTTCTGAAATAGGAGACTTGGCTTCATGTAAACTTATGGGAGAATTTAGTGAAGATCCagtgaataattttgattatatcaCTGCTTCCGATCGAATGAGTTATTCATTCAATGTGTATAATGATGGAGATGTGTTGGAAATTGTATCGCTTGGGT CATCTCACGGGACACATGTATCAGCAATTGCTGCTGGATATTTTCCTGATGAACCAGACAGAAATGGAGTTGCTCCAGGTGCCCAAATTATATCCTTGACAATTGGTGATAGCCGTTTAGAGACTATGGAAACAGGAACTGCAATAGTCAGGGCAATGATTAAAGTTATGGAACTTAGAAAGAAGTTCAACATTGACGTTATAAATATGAGTTATGGTGAACACTCAAATTGGTCTCATGCTGg gagAATTGGTGATATTATGAATGATGTCGTAGATAAACATGCAGTCACTTGGGTTGCATCTGCTGGTAATCATGGACCAGCTTTAGGTACCATAGGTGCTCCTCcagatatttcaaaaacaacaattatag GAGTTGGAGCCTACGTATCGCCAGATATGATGACATCAGAATACTCAATGCTACAAAAACTCCCAggaaatacctatacatggTCCTCGAGAGGACCAACAATTGATGGAGGTAGAGGGATAAGTGTATGTGCACCAGGTGGTGCAATAGCTTCTGTACCTGGATATTTGCTAAGAGGAACACAGTTAATGAATGGCACAAGCATGTCTGCACCTCACGTAGCTGGAGCAACAG CGGTATTAATATCTGGACTTAAggcaaaaaatattgatacttgTCCCTACATGATAAAAAGAGCGATGGAAAACACAGCattgtataatgataaaattgatcatttttcACAAGGACATGGTttattacaa GTTGAAAAagcatttgaatatttaactcAATACTACACCGAACAAGAATCATacgttaaatttatcatatctTGTGGTATCCAAGGTAGTAGTTACCAAGGGAAGGGAATCCACATTAGAAATGCAATTGAAAACAAGGTGATTGACTGTAATGTAAGCGTGGAACCagtctttttaaataatggagATGTCG acgctgaaaaaaaaataaatttccaaaTGAGTTTGTGCTTGACGAGCGACGTCTCGTGGGTTAGTGTTCCCAAATATCTGGAACTGATGTATATGTCACGcaactttaatataaaaattgatccCAGTGGATTGCATCCAGGAGTGCATACGACTAC CGTAAGGGCTTATGACACAAAGAACGCGACAAAAGGCCCGGTGTTTACATTTGAAGTCACTATTATTAGGCCATTGGTAACCGATCATTCCGGTTCTTTGTCTCATGACAACGTCGAATTCAACGCAAATTCCCTAATAAAAAGGAATTTCGTATTAGTGCCTAGAAATGTCTCATGGGCCA CTCTTCACATAAAACATCTTGACACCGACGTTAACGCTAATTTCTGTCTGCATGTCGTTCAATTGTTGCCTCAAAAATCGTGCAAACACATGGAGTATTGCAAGATGTTTAACATGAAATCAAATGAGTTCCAAGCACATTTTGCCGTTGAG gaaAATGTGGTAATAGAGTTTGTGTTGGCAAAGTATTGGTCCAGTTGTTCAAGTATAAAACtatcatacaaattacaatttcatGGAGTCATACCTAAAACGCAAAACATAGCGATGTATCACGGAATGGGTTTACACCCCGTGGTATTGAAGTCTGGCATAAAGAATGAAGAAATTCTACCCTCTGTTTCATTGAAACATCTTATTACCGTTCTGAA accAAATGAAGGAAAAATTACTGCTTTAACTTCTCGTGATGTTATTCCACCCAATAGACCTATCTATCAGTTAATATTATCCTATGCTTTCTCCTTATCAAAATCCACTGATGCATATGCAACTTGTGGATTATTTGGTGAACTTTTGTATGAGTCTGAATACGAATCACAGTTATGGATGTTGTTTGATTCCAATAAACAGTACATCTCTGCCGGTGATGCTTATGCTAATAGA catGTGTATAAACTAGACAAAGGAGATTACACTATTAAAATGCATGTACGGCATGAACGCCGAGAGatattggaaaaaattattgaccTACCTATACAAGTagttcaaaaattacaaaatccaATAAGTTTAGATGTCTATAGTAGTCATCATCAAGCCacaatttttggaaaaaaatgttcaacttTTGTTATAGCTCCTGATAGTGATTTGTGTAGACTCTTTATTGGATCACTTTCTAATGATaa aataattTCATTGAAGTTAATAGCTGGACACTGTTTGTCTGGaagtatacattatgttaAAGATGACAATGGAAAGAAAGTT GATAACTACGTATTCAAGTACTTCATTACAGATACATTAAAGACAAAAAATGGATTAAAACCAGTTGAAGAAAATAAGACCAAGCTGGAGGAATTCAATGAAGCAATGTGTGAAACCAAATTAAATTGGTTAacaaaattag AGTATGGGGCGGATTCAAATGTTTTGTATGAAAGTTTATGCGAcgaaactgaaaataaaaactctttAGTTCATATATCATGGATACAATGCATTGAACcagaagataaaaaaaaattccctaatttttcaatgaaagACATTgatgtagaaaaaataaaaaaaataatctctgCTGCCAATGCTGTTCTTACCATTATTGATCAAGATGATCTTCTTGCCTTTTATGGAATTAAGTCTGATCAAAGACCTGAAGCTTccaaacttaaaat aTCTAATGaccgtttaaaaaataatctgattGAAGCATTAAGTCGCAAAGGTGCTGCAATGTgccaattgtattattataactttatgaacactaaaataaaagatgAAAGTTACTTACAGGAAATTGATGACGTTTGGCTACAAGTTATCTGTTTTATTTCTCCAGATTCTGATTCTAAA AGTTTGAACTACTTTAATATTTGGCATGGAGCAGTTCATCAAAATTATGGACGCATGATGAAAGTTCTTTTGAGGATGTTGGAAGATAAACATACTAAAGAAGTTGAAAGTTGTTTATTGTGGACTATTAAAGCTAAATTTGCTGAGGACGAATCTAAACATTTAGCGACAGCTATTTCCAATGCATTAATTGTTCATTATCCAAAAACTTTCCgtccattttaa
- the LOC114127310 gene encoding probable RNA-binding protein 46 — translation MKMEMYCATQNNVLFCDYYKPTPRYPLSSYSQSSYMSSASSYSQSSFSPISSPYTPPSQTSESYTNGNDTVFKFPSIIQDQYIPTRQDLISAAIARAKSLIEIEEIGQRLISVDKRHVIQNNGQKTLLPTIKQEPKRGSELYIALPKACLEGFLYAIFSQFGTIHQIRLMMHFSGSNRGYGYVMMSSPMEAETALAKLNELSLPGIRGHLLVSMSTDNRTLFARNIPMDLSEEQLQIEFEKRVEGVKKVRVFNNTDDPTKNREFCFVIFKDHRSAALARRSMAESPFFINGVSIKIQWAESEPVFRHSVLMRMKQLHIRNMNAQTTEEDIWKILCQHVTPNNIVFIKKNNTCARIKFIRHEYADIVRKNLDGKRVHGINWIVMWDKIEGTKYECEGYFKRLSI, via the exons atgAAAATGGAAATGTATTGTGCaactcaaaataatgttttattctgCGATTACTACAAG ccTACACCCCGTTATCCACTATCATCATATTCTCAATCATCATATATGTCCAGTGCATCAAGTTATTCACAATCGTCTTTTTCACCAATCTCATCACCTTACACTCCACCGTCTCAGACTTCAGAATCATATACAAATGGAAATGatactgtatttaaatttccTTCAATAATTCAAGACCAGTATATT cctACACGTCAAGATTTGATAAGTGCTGCTATTGCTAGAGCAAAATCTTTGATTGAAATAGAAGAAATTGGCCAGCGTTTAATTTCAGTTGATAAAAGACATGTCATTCAAAATAATGGTCAAAAAACACTTTTGCCAACAATTAAACAAGAACCAAAACGTGGTAGTGAGCTATATATTGCATTACCAAAAGCTTGTTTGGAAGGATTTCTTTATGCTATTTTCTCACAg tttggaACCATTCATCAAATTCGATTAATGATGCATTTTTCTGGTTCAAATCGAGGATATGGTTATGTAATGATGAGTAGCCCTATGGAAGCAGAAACTGCCCTGGCTAAACTAAATGAGCTTTCTCTTCCTGGTATCAGAGGCCACTTATTGGTGAGCATGTCAACTGATAACAGAACATTATTTGCCAGGAACATACCTATGGATTTATCTGAAGAGCAATTGCAAATAGAATTTGAAAAACGTGTTGAAGGGGTTAAGAAAGTCAGAGTTTTTAATAACACAGATGATCCTACCAAAAATAgagaattttgttttgtaatattcaaAGATCATCGAAGTGCTGCTTTAGCTCGTCGCTCGATGGCAGAAAgtccattttttataaatggagTTTCAATCAAAATTCAATGGGCAGAATCTGAACCAGTATTTCGACATTCTGTATTGATGAGA aTGAAACAATTACATATTAGAAACATGAATGCTCAAACAACAGAAGAAGAtatatggaaaatcttgtgcCAACATGTTACAccaaacaatattgtatttattaagaaaaataatacttgtgctagaataaaatttattcgcCATGAATATGCAGATATTGTACGAAAAAATCTTgacg GTAAACGAGTTCATGGAATTAATTGGATAGTGATGTGGGACAAAATAGAAGGAACAAAATATGAATGTGAAGGATATTTTAAgcgtttaagtatataa